Proteins co-encoded in one Planctomycetaceae bacterium genomic window:
- a CDS encoding MoxR family ATPase, with the protein MSNAAAPSGNTDLAEEQIQHFANRVSEIREQLHRTVVGQDETLDLLLTCALTGSHALLVGVPGLAKTLMVKALAAAFHWKFARVQFTPDLMPSDITGYELLGRPADDGSPSLTFRKGPVFANLVLADEINRAAPKTQSAMLEAMAERHVTVGGETHLLEEPFIVIATQNPIEQEGTYPLPEAQLDRFMMEIQIGYPDPKQEVEIVMKTAGHDTRLPEAAFDRETFLKLRELVSAVPIPVSVAEFAVRLCGATRSNEVTSSQLARDYLAWGAGPRGSQNLVLAAKAKALLHGRTAPTVDDIRSLASPVLRHRMVLNHRAIGDGVTSDTIIERLLQESTRW; encoded by the coding sequence ATGAGTAACGCTGCGGCGCCTTCGGGCAACACAGATCTGGCGGAAGAACAGATTCAGCATTTTGCGAATCGCGTCAGCGAAATTCGCGAGCAACTGCACCGCACCGTCGTCGGACAGGACGAAACGCTCGACCTGCTGCTGACGTGTGCCCTGACCGGTTCGCACGCATTGCTGGTCGGCGTTCCCGGGCTGGCGAAGACTTTGATGGTGAAGGCTCTGGCCGCCGCGTTTCACTGGAAGTTCGCGCGAGTTCAGTTCACGCCGGACCTGATGCCGTCCGACATCACCGGCTACGAACTGCTCGGAAGGCCCGCCGACGACGGGTCGCCCAGCCTGACGTTTCGCAAAGGCCCCGTGTTCGCGAACCTGGTGCTGGCCGACGAAATCAACCGGGCGGCGCCGAAGACACAGTCAGCGATGCTGGAAGCCATGGCCGAACGGCACGTTACCGTCGGCGGAGAAACGCATCTGCTGGAAGAACCCTTCATCGTCATCGCCACGCAGAATCCAATTGAACAGGAAGGCACATATCCGCTGCCCGAAGCGCAGCTCGACCGATTCATGATGGAAATTCAGATCGGTTATCCGGACCCGAAGCAGGAAGTTGAGATCGTGATGAAAACCGCCGGTCACGACACCCGACTTCCCGAGGCTGCATTCGACCGGGAAACATTTCTGAAGCTTCGCGAACTGGTTTCAGCCGTGCCAATTCCCGTCAGTGTGGCGGAGTTCGCGGTGCGGCTTTGCGGCGCCACGCGGTCCAACGAAGTTACGTCGTCACAGCTTGCCAGGGACTACCTTGCCTGGGGAGCCGGTCCGCGGGGATCGCAGAATCTGGTACTGGCGGCCAAAGCCAAAGCGCTGCTGCACGGCCGCACGGCTCCGACGGTCGACGATATCCGTTCACTGGCGTCTCCCGTTCTGCGCCATCGCATGGTGCTGAACCACCGCGCCATCGGCGACGGCGTCACCAGCGACACTATCATCGAACGCCTGCTGCAGGAAAGCACACGATGGTGA
- a CDS encoding ABC transporter permease subunit: protein MAVWNFVSRIELPLLKRELIEAAQRRRTYILRVAVLAVFALFFLVTFASLAHRIRSPLRMMGSGRELTEVLFAVMASALYALLPAMACSSITSEKEKQTLGLLLTSRLTPAIIVLEKIASRVMPMLSLIVVAAPLLGVAYLMGGVSFSMTAIGLLILVFIAIHITAIAVCCSALLESSLAAFWATYGVLLTLSFGWPVLIGRGPFSGLPDNELFLAAFYPLALLLDAGRDAGTVMLFTIPANIVTLIAIVVARVGLVRYSFGQPLPVKKWLLNTIRVLKRALKKVLASLPLAHPLHRFIPDDAQRESKSDLPDLDPVAWRERRRSIIHRRSTVAGFVGLQILVQWCWFAASSWIPYRTEEISAIVSIGLLIIALLIVMGYGCRSFAGEREKQTLDSLLTMPLRNRDLLRQKLAGVNRLSWLLLFPIAVAGVMNLAFTNGLMKYWVEIGIMPRAVFSNIPRAPVTAVPGVSWLTHTMSATRFLFAAAATAFVYMHFVKWISVWFGLRFQSQMKAMLGSLLTVIALCIVPALIAALIMISMDKNPDDFPIFCFMSPAIIPCFNEIHELHMVFRRSWFPDSEWLVVLTNLAAYGSLVLALRWYVLRNLHNLMNRSDAVVCDRGRPREIIPEVVPEAV from the coding sequence ATGGCCGTCTGGAATTTCGTGTCGCGAATTGAACTGCCGCTGCTGAAGCGTGAGCTGATCGAAGCGGCTCAGCGGCGCCGCACGTACATTCTGCGCGTCGCCGTTCTGGCGGTGTTCGCTTTGTTCTTTCTGGTGACGTTCGCCAGCCTTGCACATCGCATCCGAAGTCCGCTGCGGATGATGGGATCCGGTCGTGAACTGACGGAAGTTCTGTTTGCCGTTATGGCCAGTGCGCTGTACGCCCTGCTTCCGGCGATGGCCTGTTCGTCGATTACATCGGAGAAGGAAAAGCAAACGCTCGGGCTGTTGCTGACTTCCCGGCTGACGCCGGCAATCATCGTGCTGGAAAAGATTGCCTCGCGAGTCATGCCGATGCTGTCGCTGATCGTCGTCGCGGCGCCGCTTTTGGGTGTTGCCTACCTGATGGGAGGCGTGTCGTTTTCAATGACCGCAATCGGCCTGCTGATCCTGGTGTTTATTGCAATTCACATCACGGCGATCGCCGTTTGCTGCTCGGCTCTCCTGGAAAGCAGCCTCGCCGCGTTTTGGGCCACGTACGGTGTGTTGCTGACGCTGAGCTTTGGATGGCCGGTGTTGATCGGTCGCGGGCCCTTTTCCGGTCTGCCGGACAACGAATTGTTCCTGGCAGCGTTCTATCCCCTGGCTCTGTTGCTGGATGCTGGCAGAGATGCGGGTACGGTGATGCTGTTTACGATTCCGGCCAATATCGTGACTCTGATCGCGATCGTTGTGGCACGTGTGGGATTAGTGCGTTACAGCTTCGGTCAGCCGCTGCCCGTGAAGAAGTGGCTGCTGAATACCATTCGTGTGCTAAAGCGGGCACTGAAAAAAGTGCTGGCGTCCCTGCCGCTGGCGCATCCGCTGCATCGGTTCATTCCCGACGATGCGCAGCGTGAGTCGAAATCCGATCTCCCTGATCTCGATCCCGTTGCGTGGCGCGAACGGCGGCGGTCCATAATCCATCGAAGGAGCACCGTTGCGGGATTTGTCGGGCTGCAAATACTCGTCCAGTGGTGTTGGTTTGCAGCCAGTAGTTGGATTCCGTATCGGACAGAGGAAATCAGCGCCATTGTCAGCATCGGGCTGCTGATTATCGCATTGCTGATTGTCATGGGGTACGGCTGTCGGTCATTCGCCGGCGAACGTGAAAAGCAGACGCTGGATTCACTGCTGACGATGCCTCTTCGGAATCGCGATCTTCTCCGTCAGAAGCTGGCCGGAGTCAATCGCCTGTCATGGCTGCTTCTGTTCCCGATCGCCGTGGCGGGAGTCATGAATCTGGCATTCACGAACGGGCTGATGAAGTACTGGGTCGAAATTGGAATTATGCCACGCGCCGTGTTCAGCAATATTCCCCGGGCTCCGGTGACGGCAGTACCCGGTGTGTCCTGGTTGACGCACACGATGTCGGCCACCCGGTTTCTGTTCGCAGCGGCCGCGACGGCGTTTGTCTATATGCACTTCGTGAAGTGGATTTCCGTCTGGTTCGGCCTGAGATTTCAGTCGCAGATGAAGGCAATGCTGGGCAGTCTGCTGACGGTCATTGCTCTGTGCATTGTGCCGGCACTGATCGCCGCGCTGATCATGATTTCCATGGATAAGAATCCGGACGACTTTCCGATCTTCTGCTTCATGAGTCCCGCGATTATCCCCTGCTTTAATGAGATCCACGAACTGCACATGGTCTTTCGGCGAAGCTGGTTTCCGGATTCGGAGTGGCTTGTGGTGCTCACGAATCTCGCGGCCTACGGGTCTTTGGTTCTGGCGCTACGGTGGTACGTGCTGCGGAACCTTCACAACCTGATGAACCGCTCGGACGCGGTCGTGTGCGACCGGGGCCGCCCGCGTGAGATCATTCCGGAAGTTGTACCGGAAGCCGTGTAG
- a CDS encoding sugar phosphate isomerase/epimerase encodes MARPVTLFTGQWADLPLEQLCRKAKEFGYDGLELACWGDHFEVDKAMSDDSYCQKKRDLLDKFELKLFSISNHLVGQAVLDNIDARHKAILPGYVWGDGNPAGVNERAIEEMKQTARAAQKLGVSVVNGFTGSSIWHMVYDFPPIPRSMIDAGYELLAERWNPILDVFQECGVKFGLEVHPGEIAFDIFSAERTLQALNHREEFGFNFDPSHLIWQGVDPVEFIRYFPDRIYHVHMKDASTTLNGRSGILSSHLSFGDARRGWDFRSVGRGAVRFEEIIRALNAVGYNGPLSVEWEDSGMDREHGAAEAAQYCKNVDFEPSGRAFDAAFGD; translated from the coding sequence ATGGCTCGACCTGTGACTCTGTTTACCGGCCAGTGGGCAGACCTGCCACTCGAACAACTTTGCCGAAAAGCGAAGGAATTCGGCTACGACGGCCTGGAACTGGCCTGCTGGGGAGATCACTTTGAAGTCGACAAGGCCATGTCCGACGACAGTTATTGCCAGAAGAAGCGGGATCTGCTCGATAAGTTTGAACTGAAGCTGTTTTCGATTTCCAACCACCTTGTCGGGCAGGCCGTTCTGGACAACATCGACGCCCGGCACAAGGCGATTCTGCCGGGCTATGTCTGGGGCGACGGCAACCCGGCCGGCGTGAATGAACGGGCCATCGAGGAAATGAAGCAGACGGCCCGTGCTGCTCAGAAACTGGGAGTCAGCGTGGTGAATGGCTTCACCGGATCCAGCATCTGGCACATGGTCTACGATTTCCCGCCGATCCCGCGCAGCATGATCGACGCCGGTTACGAGCTGCTGGCGGAACGATGGAATCCGATTCTGGATGTGTTTCAGGAATGCGGCGTGAAGTTCGGCCTGGAAGTCCATCCCGGTGAGATCGCATTCGACATCTTTTCCGCCGAACGAACTCTGCAGGCTCTGAATCATCGCGAAGAGTTCGGCTTCAATTTTGATCCCAGCCACCTGATCTGGCAGGGAGTCGACCCGGTGGAATTCATTCGCTATTTCCCGGATCGCATCTATCACGTGCATATGAAGGATGCTTCGACGACTCTGAACGGCCGCAGCGGGATTCTTTCCAGCCACCTGTCGTTCGGTGACGCTCGCCGCGGCTGGGACTTCCGCAGCGTGGGACGCGGAGCGGTTCGGTTTGAAGAAATCATCCGAGCCCTGAACGCCGTCGGATACAACGGCCCGCTTTCTGTCGAATGGGAAGACAGCGGCATGGACCGCGAACACGGCGCCGCCGAAGCCGCTCAGTACTGCAAAAACGTCGACTTCGAACCATCCGGTCGAGCCTTCGACGCAGCGTTCGGCGATTAA
- a CDS encoding DUF58 domain-containing protein, with amino-acid sequence MAITSTTSRFLDLQALSSLERMRFTTKHRIEGTYSGRHASRQKGGAGEFVDYREYSPGEDLRRMDWKVYARTGKSYVRLYQDETNLSCTLAIDASRSMLFGADGDSTTQNSKLEYAQFLATGFSHVIAGAQDHVGIAVLADDLLEAIPPGGAPTHVARVQDAIASIATRESTRLAPGLRSLFERTKSRGVLLVVSDFLIDDAEDTFAVLRLFRHRQFEVILLHLVHPDEERLPEGAAFRFEGLEGEGRVDCSPADIRTEYERAFADHLSVIRTFALATGCDYRRVSLSQPWIQVLSSFLVERSG; translated from the coding sequence ATGGCCATCACCTCCACCACCAGCCGTTTTCTCGATCTGCAGGCACTGTCGTCGCTGGAACGCATGCGGTTCACGACGAAGCACCGCATCGAAGGCACGTACAGCGGTCGGCATGCGTCGCGGCAAAAGGGCGGTGCCGGGGAGTTCGTCGATTACCGCGAATACTCTCCCGGCGAAGATCTGCGGCGGATGGACTGGAAAGTTTACGCCCGCACCGGCAAGTCGTACGTCCGGCTGTATCAGGACGAAACGAACCTGTCCTGCACTCTGGCGATCGATGCCAGCCGGTCGATGCTATTCGGGGCTGACGGCGACTCCACCACGCAGAATTCCAAGCTGGAGTACGCTCAATTCCTGGCCACCGGTTTTTCTCACGTCATCGCCGGCGCTCAGGATCATGTCGGAATCGCGGTGCTGGCCGATGATCTGCTCGAAGCCATCCCGCCCGGCGGCGCGCCGACTCATGTGGCTCGCGTGCAGGACGCGATCGCATCCATCGCAACCCGCGAATCGACCCGGCTGGCTCCCGGCCTGCGATCACTGTTCGAACGCACGAAATCGCGTGGCGTGCTGTTGGTCGTCAGCGACTTTCTGATCGACGACGCGGAAGACACGTTTGCCGTGCTGAGGCTGTTTCGCCATCGCCAGTTCGAAGTCATCCTGCTGCATCTGGTTCATCCGGACGAAGAGCGTCTGCCGGAAGGAGCCGCGTTTCGTTTCGAGGGACTGGAAGGTGAAGGCCGCGTCGATTGTTCTCCGGCGGATATTCGCACCGAGTACGAACGAGCGTTCGCCGACCATCTGTCCGTGATCCGCACGTTCGCGCTGGCGACAGGCTGTGACTATCGGCGAGTGTCGCTGTCACAGCCGTGGATTCAGGTGCTAAGTAGTTTTCTGGTGGAAAGGTCGGGGTGA
- a CDS encoding VCBS repeat-containing protein codes for MINRTPPMQAARLLLIAVSIAAAIVSIENSGSCAAHAEELSEKSNDLAQFYGFSGVELFKLDERAFNLAAGDFDSDGLTDILLVDNRSSSIRLLRQQTDAEQASRKSGSDVNDLVSDWRFDIRQISVDKPIAGMATADFNSDGREDVAYIGVPDQLVVKYQPEPGKEEWTERWSIRLPELTPTSWMISAGDLNGDKRADIVVLGESVTYVVYQDDEGKMKAPEHLINTSPQLSMIQVADIDGDGRSDMCYMANEGSERGLCARLQTADGRLGPEVCFDLQQPRSVTLHDVDQLPGKEVLTIDARTGRVLVSKLKRSTTDNNELPARLVQYGIGKATSSRGRAVAVGDINGDGLTDAVVTDPENAQVLVYRQNGIDGLDTAEIFPGLLGATDVAIMDADGDGSNEVILMSEKEAAIAVSRFENGRLTFPQAVARPEAGFELAAIEALGNRLAVVTKKGSGNRAEVRLQQFQVNSDSVWEPVGLREPQSLPSGTLGSRGIDLLSMDVNGDQQDDLLLIPNGSNGDGLRVLFSGDEHTLTEAEGVRPLDLGTSSGGSLFVDGSSLLVSRDSFARAMTFGDEGWKVADQFNAGESKARIEGVAALNLDNEDGNEIVLVDSGIRKLRVLKSTSGLYRPWKEVELGSLRLISVHVADLNGDHKDDLLLFGNEQFSVLYSGRVDSTLEEIASWESDRDDAYPADIIAGDLNGDNAIDLTTIDTSFDGVEILRFDESRGLEPATHFRVFEEKRLVSESDSRGTEPREGLVADVTGDGRGDLILLCHDRLVLYPQDDGATP; via the coding sequence GTGATAAATCGAACTCCCCCAATGCAGGCCGCCCGGCTGCTGCTAATTGCCGTATCGATTGCGGCCGCGATCGTGTCGATTGAGAACTCCGGAAGCTGCGCGGCGCATGCCGAGGAGCTTTCTGAGAAGTCCAATGACCTGGCTCAGTTCTACGGGTTTTCCGGCGTCGAGCTGTTCAAGCTGGATGAGCGGGCGTTTAACCTGGCCGCCGGAGATTTCGACAGCGACGGGCTGACGGACATCCTGCTGGTTGATAATCGGTCCAGCAGCATTCGATTGCTGCGGCAGCAGACCGATGCCGAACAGGCCAGCCGGAAATCGGGCAGCGACGTCAATGATCTGGTCTCCGACTGGCGGTTCGATATTCGCCAGATCTCCGTCGACAAGCCCATCGCCGGAATGGCAACCGCCGACTTCAACAGCGACGGCCGCGAAGATGTGGCGTACATCGGCGTGCCGGATCAGCTTGTCGTGAAATACCAGCCGGAACCCGGCAAGGAAGAATGGACCGAACGCTGGTCCATCCGGCTTCCCGAACTGACGCCGACGTCCTGGATGATTTCCGCAGGTGACCTGAACGGCGACAAGCGCGCCGATATCGTCGTCCTTGGTGAGTCGGTCACGTACGTGGTCTACCAGGACGACGAAGGCAAGATGAAGGCTCCCGAACATCTGATCAACACGTCGCCACAACTTAGCATGATTCAGGTGGCTGACATCGACGGTGATGGCCGCAGCGACATGTGCTACATGGCGAATGAAGGTTCCGAGCGAGGTCTGTGTGCTCGCCTGCAGACGGCCGACGGCCGGCTGGGGCCGGAAGTCTGCTTCGATCTGCAGCAGCCCCGTTCTGTCACTCTGCATGACGTCGATCAACTGCCCGGTAAGGAAGTGCTGACGATCGATGCCCGCACCGGCCGGGTTCTGGTTTCGAAGCTGAAACGGTCGACAACGGACAACAACGAACTGCCCGCCCGGCTTGTGCAATACGGGATCGGCAAGGCAACCAGCAGCCGCGGTCGAGCCGTCGCGGTGGGTGACATCAACGGCGACGGTCTGACGGACGCCGTCGTTACCGATCCGGAGAACGCTCAGGTGCTGGTCTATCGGCAGAACGGAATCGACGGACTCGACACTGCGGAGATCTTCCCCGGCCTGCTGGGCGCGACCGATGTCGCTATCATGGACGCCGACGGCGACGGTTCGAATGAAGTGATCCTGATGAGCGAAAAGGAAGCCGCCATCGCTGTCAGCCGCTTCGAAAACGGACGGCTGACCTTTCCACAGGCGGTGGCCCGGCCCGAAGCAGGATTCGAACTGGCCGCCATCGAAGCCCTGGGAAACCGCCTGGCAGTCGTGACGAAGAAAGGTTCCGGTAACCGGGCCGAAGTCAGGCTGCAGCAGTTCCAGGTGAATTCAGACTCCGTGTGGGAGCCCGTCGGGTTGCGTGAGCCGCAGAGTCTGCCTTCCGGAACGCTGGGCAGCCGCGGCATCGATCTGCTGTCGATGGACGTCAACGGTGATCAGCAGGACGACCTGCTGCTGATTCCCAACGGCTCGAACGGCGACGGTCTGCGAGTTCTGTTCAGCGGTGACGAGCATACGTTGACGGAAGCTGAAGGCGTCCGTCCGCTGGATCTGGGGACCTCTTCCGGAGGCTCGCTGTTTGTCGACGGAAGCTCGCTGCTGGTGTCGCGGGATTCCTTCGCACGGGCGATGACATTCGGTGACGAAGGCTGGAAGGTCGCCGATCAGTTTAATGCCGGCGAATCGAAAGCTCGCATCGAAGGAGTCGCCGCGCTGAATCTGGATAACGAAGACGGCAACGAAATCGTGCTGGTGGATTCGGGAATCCGGAAGCTGCGAGTTCTCAAATCAACGTCAGGTTTGTACCGACCGTGGAAGGAAGTGGAGCTCGGGTCGCTGCGGCTGATTTCCGTTCACGTCGCCGATCTGAACGGCGATCACAAGGATGATCTGCTGCTGTTCGGGAATGAACAGTTCAGCGTGCTGTATTCCGGACGAGTCGATTCGACACTGGAAGAAATCGCTTCCTGGGAATCCGATCGCGATGACGCGTACCCGGCCGATATCATTGCCGGCGACCTCAACGGCGACAACGCGATTGACCTGACGACGATCGATACAAGTTTCGACGGCGTTGAAATTCTGCGGTTCGACGAATCCAGAGGTCTTGAGCCGGCCACGCACTTCCGCGTCTTCGAAGAAAAGCGGCTGGTGTCCGAATCCGACTCCCGCGGTACGGAACCGCGCGAAGGACTGGTGGCGGATGTGACCGGCGACGGTCGCGGTGACCTGATTCTGCTGTGCCACGACCGCCTGGTGCTGTACCCGCAGGATGACGGCGCAACGCCATAG